GGCCCATCCTGCGAATTCCTGTTCGATGCCTTCGGCGTCGTCGGGATCATCGGCGAACGTAACCGCAGTATCTGCTCCGTTGTCGGGTGGGTCGCCTCCGGACGAAGTCGGATCAATCGCGCCGATGTACTGATCGACGTCACCGTCATCGCGGATCTGGCGGAATCGTTTCTCGAAGTCCTTGCGACCGTCCGATTCGATCCACAGCTGTTCGAGGTTTTCCCACGCGTCCTTGCCGACCCAATCGTCGTCGATATCGAAGACGGGGACGATCAGGCAGTCGCAGCCATCGTGGTACTTGTCCTCTTCCTGGTTCTTTCCTCGGCGCTGCGCCGTCTCCTCGGTCTTGTAGATCGGACCACGCGAAGCGAGCATCGCGCAGAACCCGCACGACTCAGCACCAGTCAAGACTCGCGCCCATCCGATCGGGTCGCCGGACCGCTCCTCCTCAGCCTCGACAGCGGCCTTGACCGTGTCGCGGGCTGCCTGCTCGATGTGCCGGATGATCGCCCGGTCCACCCGCTGGTTGACCTTTTCCACCACCGCCGGGTCACGTCGATTCGACTCGTCGATCTCCACTCGAGCGTGCTCGAGCTCGACACCGAGATCGTCGAGACCCTCGATGACAACGCCGCGGGTCGGCGCAACCTCCAGGCCCTCGACCCTCGCCGTCTGCGTCGGCGTGGCGGGGACTACGTCGAGGCCATCGATCCGGATCTTCGGAGACGTCGCCCGCTCGAGAACGGACTCGATCGCGCCAGGCGGGTAGAACGGTGCCCGGCGCGGCCGCGAGGGCTGACGGCCAGCGCGGACGGCCTCGTCGTTGTAGAACGCCGTCGCCAGCTGTGCTGACTCGTCCCGCGCTCGGCGGACCGGGAACAGGATCTTCTGCGCCGCATCCTCACGCTGCTCGGGCGTCACCGGGACACCGTCGAACAGGAGGATCGACCGCATCTGCTGGCGAACGCGCCGCCAGATCAGATCACGACGGCGCCGATACTCGGTCGGCTTCACGACGTCGGCGGCAACTCAAGACCCGGGCCGCCGTTGAGCATCCCGCGCGCACGATCAGCCTTCTGCCGTGTCCACCCGGGGATGTCCTCCCACAGGGCCTCCGTCGGCACGCCGAGCATCGTCGCGAGCTTCCCCAGCCCGTCGACGGTCTGCGCGAAGCTCCGCGCCGACTGGTCGCGCCAGAGGACCTCGGACGCGAAGTCCTGCGCCGACACCATGTCGCCGGCAATGAACGCGCACGTTCGCAGCACCTGTTCCCAGGATTCGCCGAACGACGTCTCGATCTCGCTGGACTTGCGTTCCTTGCCCGTCTCCAACGCGGCGAGTGTCGCCTCGGAGATGTTGCTGATGCCGTCCAACCCGAGAGCGTGGGCAGGGATCTGTGCGGTCGCCGCGAGGTCGCGGATCGCACCCGCCTTCGACTCATGGAACGGCTTGATGTCCGTCGCGTCGAACTGCCCGACCTTGACGTCCTGGTCCTTGAAGAACCACGTCTCACCGACAGCCTGCCGGAACGCCTCACGCTCATCGGCCGGCATCCACCCCATCACGTACCGCTGCTTGAACGCCTCCCAGTACTGAGCAGTGTTCCCCTCGTACACGGTCTGGTCGATGTTCGACTGGATACCGAGAATCGGCTCGATGATCCCGAACTGCTCCTCACCATCGAGGAGCATCCGGTCACGGAACCGCACGACCGGACACACACCCACACCGTGAGCGCGGCCCTCGATGTAGTCGAAGTTGTCGGCCGACTGCAGCGCCGGGTCCTTCCAACCCATGCCGGACACGTTCGGGGCGCGCTTCGCACCGATGAAGTGCACCTGCTCCTCGTCATAGACGCGGATCTGGTTGCCCTTCACCTCCAACGCCATGATCGGCCAATCCGAATCGACCGGGCCACCGCCAGGCGTCCACTCCATCGGCTCGCCGTACAGCGTCGTCATCTCCCGCGGCGACGTACCGCGCATGAACGCGCCCTCGGCCTTCGGCGCGCCAGCGGGCGCCATCGACGGCAGCACCACCACATAGCTCGTGCCGTAGTGCAGCGCCGCACGGTGCACGCCTGTTTGCCGGGCGTCGAAGCCGTTCTTCTGCCACCACACCCACGCCGGTGACGCGTCCTTCGTCGCGGACGCCAGGTAGTTGTCGACCTTCATGCCCTGCGAGAACACGTCCAGGACCAGCGGCAGGAAGTTGCGCTGCGACCGCGCCGCGATCGCCTTAACGGTCTCCGCCGACGTCGTCTTCGTCGACGCAAACACCTTCGACGCCGCGTTCTCGGTGGTCCACGGCTTCATCGCGTCCGCCAGCGGGTCGAGCCGCTTACGTTCCTCCTCGCGGACCTGCAGAAGGTTGCGAGCTGCGTCGATCGCCTGCAGCTTGTTCACACAGACCTCCTGGTCAGAAGAAGAACGCCTCCCCAGTGCGGGGCTTAGATCGTTTGCCGGACTCTTGAAACTTGGCGCGCGCCATGTCAGCGAGCAGCAGTGCTGCCCAGCCGTCGACCTTGCGTGCCGACTCGCGGTGCTCCTTGCCGAAGCTGAGACCGAAGCTGTTCAGGCGGCGGCGGGCGTTCAGGACGTGCGTCCGAAGTAGGCGATCCAGCGGGGTGCCGGAAGCGACCTTCACCCGCTCATCGAGGACCGATGCGAGCAACGACTCGTTAGCCAGCGTCAGATCGCGTTTCCCACCGCGCATGTCCCAGCCAATCGCCGACCGCGTCGACGCTTTGACTGCGAGCTGGTCGCGGTAGTCGATCGACCAGGCGTCGATGTAGGACTCCCACAGCGCGACGTCGGCGAAGAATGCGACGACGTCGTACTGCTCGAGCGTGTTCCGGACGACGCCGTCAACCTCGGTGCGGTCGACCTCCCAGTCGCGGCCAGCCGGGCCGTCGGGTGCCTGCCAGATGCCGATCGGCTGAATCAGACGGTCCTCGACGCGCATCGCGATCAGGGCGGTCGCGTCGTCGGTCTTGCCGCCGTCGAATCCGAGAACGATCGTGTCGCCCGGGGTCAGGCGGCGGCCTCCGAGAT
This genomic window from Gordonia sp. PDNC005 contains:
- a CDS encoding phage portal protein encodes the protein MNKLQAIDAARNLLQVREEERKRLDPLADAMKPWTTENAASKVFASTKTTSAETVKAIAARSQRNFLPLVLDVFSQGMKVDNYLASATKDASPAWVWWQKNGFDARQTGVHRAALHYGTSYVVVLPSMAPAGAPKAEGAFMRGTSPREMTTLYGEPMEWTPGGGPVDSDWPIMALEVKGNQIRVYDEEQVHFIGAKRAPNVSGMGWKDPALQSADNFDYIEGRAHGVGVCPVVRFRDRMLLDGEEQFGIIEPILGIQSNIDQTVYEGNTAQYWEAFKQRYVMGWMPADEREAFRQAVGETWFFKDQDVKVGQFDATDIKPFHESKAGAIRDLAATAQIPAHALGLDGISNISEATLAALETGKERKSSEIETSFGESWEQVLRTCAFIAGDMVSAQDFASEVLWRDQSARSFAQTVDGLGKLATMLGVPTEALWEDIPGWTRQKADRARGMLNGGPGLELPPTS